One genomic segment of Impatiens glandulifera chromosome 6, dImpGla2.1, whole genome shotgun sequence includes these proteins:
- the LOC124942052 gene encoding probable carboxylesterase 2, translated as MANQSMRTNEIVHEIESMIRIYKDGSVERLIGCEVVPPSIDPQTGVQSKDVIISPENAISARLYIPKAQPDPSTHKSKLPLLIYFHGGAFCIETAFSPTYHNYINSLVSAANIVAISVDYRRAPEHPLPTAFEDSWEAVKWAVSAEDEWVKNFADLERVFFAGDSAGANIAYRMGIRVGLEGLSSSGAKLVGNILVHPFFGGEEPIGSETENPYSETFEKMWRIACPTVTSLDDPMINPSMDPNIEKMGCERVLVCVAEKDWLKDRGWYFYEELKRSNWKGKVEIVETAGEVHVFHLHNPTSDNALAFIKLFVSFFNEAVKANM; from the coding sequence ATGGCTAATCAAAGCATGAGAACTAACGAAATAGTTCATGAGATCGAAAGCATGATTCGAATTTACAAAGACGGATCAGTAGAAAGATTAATAGGTTGCGAAGTCGTTCCACCATCGATTGATCCCCAAACCGGCGTCCAATCCAAGGACGTCATCATCTCCCCTGAAAACGCCATTTCCGCCCGCCTATACATACCCAAAGCACAACCTGACCCATCGACTCACAAATCGAAACTACCTCTCCTAATCTATTTCCACGGCGGCGCTTTCTGCATAGAAACCGCCTTCTCTCCCACATATCATAACTACATCAACTCCCTTGTGTCCGCAGCCAATATCGTCGCAATCTCGGTTGACTACAGAAGAGCGCCCGAGCACCCATTGCCGACCGCGTTTGAAGATTCATGGGAAGCTGTCAAATGGGCTGTGAGCGCCGAAGACGAATGGGTGAAAAACTTTGCGGATCTGGAACGTGTTTTCTTCGCCGGCGACAGCGCCGGCGCGAATATAGCGTACCGTATGGGTATAAGAGTTGGGTTGGAAGGGTTATCATCATCGGGAGCAAAGTTGGTGGGTAATATTCTTGTCCACCCGTTTTTTGGAGGAGAGGAACCGATTGGATCCGAAACGGAAAACCCTTATTCGGAAACATTTGAGAAAATGTGGCGAATCGCTTGCCCGACGGTGACATCGTTGGATGATCCGATGATAAACCCTAGTATGGATCCGAACATTGAAAAGATGGGTTGCGAGAGGGTGTTGGTTTGTGTGGCGGAGAAAGACTGGTTGAAGGATAGAGGTTGGTATTTCTATGAAGAGTTGAAAAGAAGTAATTGGAAAGggaaggtggagattgttgaaaCGGCTGGAGAGGTTCATGTCTTCCATTTACATAATCCAACAA
- the LOC124943199 gene encoding probable carboxylesterase 2: MRHNRNKKPNNNYLNSLVSSANIVAISVDYRKAPEHPLPTAFEDSWEAVKWAVSAEDEWVKNFADLERIFFSGDSAGANIAYHMGIRVGLEGLSSSGAKLVGNILVHPFFGGEEPIGSETENPHSETLENLWRIACPTTVTSLDDPMINPSMDPNIGKMGCERVLVCVAEKDWLKDRGWYFYEELKRSNWKGKVEIVETAGEDHAFHLCNPTSDNALALIKLFVSFFNKAV, translated from the exons ATGCGCCACAACA gaaacaaaaaacCCAACAATAACTACCTCAACTCCCTTGTCTCCTCAGCCAATATCGTCGCAATCTCGGTTGACTACAGAAAAGCGCCGGAGCACCCATTGCCGACCGCGTTTGAAGACTCATGGGAAGCTGTCAAATGGGCTGTGAGCGCCGAAGACGAATGGGTGAAAAACTTTGCGGATCTGGAACGCATTTTCTTCTCCGGCGACAGCGCCGGCGCAAATATAGCGTACCATATGGGTATAAGAGTTGGGTTGGAAGGGTTATCATCATCGGGAGCAAAGCTGGTGGGTAATATTCTTGTCCACCCTTTTTTTGGAGGAGAGGAACCGATTGGATCGGAAACGGAAAACCCTCATTCTGAAACATTAGAGAATTTGTGGCGAATCGCTTGCCCGACGACGGTGACATCGTTGGATGATCCGATGATAAACCCTAGTATGGATCCGAACATTGGAAAGATGGGCTGCGAGAGGGTGTTGGTTTGTGTGGCCGAGAAAGACTGGTTGAAGGACAGAGGTTGGTATTTCTATGAGGAGTTGAAAAGGAGTAATTGGAAAGggaaggtggagattgttgaaaCAGCCGGAGAGGATCATGCTTTCCATTTGTGTAATCCAACCAGCGATAATGCTTTGGCTTTAATCAAATTGTTTGTTTCATTCTTCAATAAGGCAGTCTAA